Proteins from a single region of Melanotaenia boesemani isolate fMelBoe1 chromosome 3, fMelBoe1.pri, whole genome shotgun sequence:
- the LOC121636679 gene encoding green-sensitive opsin-like, with product MENGTEGKNFYIPMNNRTGLVRSPFEYPQYYLADPWFFKLLGAYMFFLLCTGFPINALTLVVTAQNKKLRQPLNFILVNLAVAGLIMVTFGFTVTIYSCMFGYFSLGPTSCAIEGFFATLGGQVSLWSLVVLAVERYIVVCKPMGSFKFTASHSAVGCAFTWIMAVACAAPPLVGWSRYIPEGIQVSCGPDYYTLAPGFNNEAYVMYMFSCHFCFPVFTIFFTYGSLVMTVKAAAAQQQDSASTQKAEKEVTRMCVLMVFGFLLAWVPYASFAAWIFFNRGAAFSAVSMAIPAFFSKSSALFNPVIYILMNKQFRNCMLATIGMGGSVDDETSVSTSKTEVSTAA from the exons ATGGAGAACGGCACAGAAGGCAAGAACTTCTATATCCCCATGAACAACAGGACGGGGCTTGTGAGGAGTCCTTTTGAATATCCACAGTATTACTTGGCTGATCCCTGGTTTTTCAAATTACTGGGTGCCTACATGTTTTTCCTGCTCTGCACTGGCTTCCCCATCAATGCTCTGACATTGGTGGTCACAGCTCAGAACAAGAAGCTGCGACAACCTCTGAACTTCATCCTGGTCAACTTGGCTGTGGCTGGACTGATCATGGTCACCTTTGGATTCACAGTCACCATTTACTCTTGCATGTTTGGTTATTTCAGTTTGGGACCAACGAGCTGTGCTATAGAAGGATTCTTTGCTACATTGGGAG GTCAAGTGTCTCTCTGGTCTCTTGTGGTCTTAGCTGTTGAGAGATACATTGTGGTCTGCAAACCCATGGGAAGTTTCAAATTTACAGCCAGTCACTCTGCAGTAGGCTGTGCTTTCACCTGGATCATGGCTGTTGCTTGTGCTGCTCCTCCTTTGGTTGGCTGGTCAAG GTATATTCCTGAGGGGATTCAGGTTTCCTGTGGACCTGACTATTATACTCTGGCCCCAGGCTTCAACAACGAAGCATATGTGATGTACATGTTCAGCTGCCACTTCTGTTTCCCAGTTTTTACCATCTTCTTCACATATGGAAGCCTTGTGATGACAGTCAAAGCT GCTGCAGCCCAGCAGCAGGACTCAGCTTCTACTCAGAAAGCTGAGAAAGAAGTGACACGTATGTGCGTCTTGATGGTGTTTGGCTTCCTCCTTGCATGGGTCCCATATGCTTCATTTGCTGCATGGATCTTCTTCAACAGAGGAGCTGCTTTCTCAGCTGTTTCCATGGCCATCCCTGCCTTCTTTTCAAAGAGCTCGGCATTGTTTAATCCTGTTATCTACATTTTGATGAACAAACAG ttTCGTAATTGCATGCTGGCAACAATTGGAATGGGTGGATCTGTTGACGATGAGACCTCAGTGTCGACCAGCAAGACAGAAGTCTCAACTGCTGCTTAA